Proteins from a single region of Ferroacidibacillus organovorans:
- the pcrA gene encoding DNA helicase PcrA, with translation MQPEPQDLLAGLNPEQVQAVVHKDGPLLVIAGAGSGKTSVLTRRVAYLIEHGDVLPWGILAITFTNKAAREMKSRMETLIGLRANDIWVSTFHAMCVRILRREIEKLGYTSSFTILDATDQLSAVKRCVSDLNIDTKKFEPRSLLAAISGYKNARISPGTATEKAATLFEQMAAKVYTLYQRRLKEQNALDFDDLIEKTVELFTEHDDVLAFYQRKFQYILVDEYQDTNRSQYELVTLLAKRHRNLCVVGDADQSIYAWRGADISNILSFEKDYPDAVVVKLEQNYRSTQSILDAANAVIKNNRNRPEKRLWTANKGGSRVRVHMAMDEREEARYLVEEAQRLHDERDVPYSEMAVLYRTNAQSRVVEELCLQAGIPYRVVGGTRFYERKEIKDVVAYLRLIANPRDDIAFSRIINEPRRGIGDGTLGKLMAYAAQHGVSLIDAIHAGEATGLSLRFREALAGFATLIETLHTMSQYLSVTELTEELYAMSGYRRALLEEKTIESQSRVENLEEFLSLTQEFDLTHEMGSLVDFLTENALETDLDRARSDEDAGVTLMTLHSAKGLEFSVVFLIGMEEGIFPHSRAIDDESEMAEERRLCYVGITRAKQELTLSCAYSRMLFGQTRANMPSRFLKEIPQELVESIGYTRRAVAAAPERMRREPSPGITVVNHVPQGFGGDVAANWQVGDGVLHRKWGVGTVTELAGSGDDLEITVSFEPPIGSRKLMVRFAPIKRVEG, from the coding sequence ATGCAACCAGAACCGCAGGATCTGCTTGCCGGTCTGAACCCAGAGCAGGTGCAAGCGGTCGTTCATAAAGATGGACCGCTTCTCGTCATCGCCGGCGCGGGAAGCGGCAAGACAAGCGTCCTCACGCGTCGCGTCGCCTATCTGATCGAGCATGGGGATGTGCTGCCGTGGGGCATCCTCGCCATCACGTTTACCAACAAAGCGGCGCGCGAGATGAAATCGCGAATGGAGACGCTGATTGGCTTGCGCGCAAACGACATCTGGGTATCGACGTTTCACGCGATGTGTGTGCGCATCCTGCGCCGGGAGATTGAGAAGCTTGGGTACACGTCATCGTTCACGATCCTTGACGCGACAGACCAACTCTCAGCCGTGAAGCGTTGCGTATCCGATCTCAACATCGACACCAAGAAGTTTGAACCGCGCAGTCTGCTCGCGGCGATCAGCGGCTACAAAAATGCGCGCATCTCACCAGGAACTGCAACGGAAAAGGCTGCCACGCTTTTTGAGCAGATGGCGGCGAAGGTTTATACGCTCTATCAGCGGCGCCTTAAAGAGCAGAACGCGCTTGATTTTGACGATTTAATTGAAAAGACCGTGGAACTCTTCACTGAACACGACGATGTGCTCGCTTTTTATCAGCGCAAATTTCAATATATTTTGGTTGATGAATATCAGGATACAAACCGCAGTCAATATGAACTGGTTACGCTCCTTGCCAAACGCCACCGCAACCTCTGTGTCGTCGGCGACGCGGATCAGTCGATCTACGCGTGGCGCGGTGCGGATATTTCCAACATTCTTTCGTTTGAGAAGGATTATCCTGACGCAGTCGTGGTCAAACTTGAACAGAACTATCGCTCCACACAGTCGATCCTCGATGCGGCGAACGCTGTGATTAAAAACAACCGCAACCGTCCGGAGAAGCGTTTGTGGACGGCGAATAAAGGCGGTTCGCGGGTGCGGGTGCACATGGCGATGGATGAGCGCGAAGAGGCGCGCTACCTTGTCGAAGAGGCGCAGCGCCTGCACGATGAGCGAGACGTCCCTTATTCCGAGATGGCGGTGCTCTATCGCACGAATGCGCAGTCGCGCGTCGTGGAAGAATTGTGCCTGCAGGCGGGCATCCCATACCGGGTCGTTGGCGGCACGCGATTCTATGAGCGAAAAGAGATCAAAGACGTGGTCGCGTACCTTCGTTTGATCGCCAATCCGCGGGATGACATCGCGTTTTCCCGGATCATCAACGAACCGCGGCGCGGTATCGGAGATGGGACGCTCGGCAAGCTGATGGCCTATGCGGCGCAACACGGCGTTTCGCTAATCGACGCGATTCACGCGGGGGAAGCGACGGGGCTCAGTCTGCGCTTTCGCGAGGCGCTCGCGGGATTCGCGACGTTGATTGAAACGCTGCACACGATGTCGCAGTATCTCAGCGTGACGGAACTGACGGAAGAACTCTATGCGATGAGCGGGTATCGCAGGGCACTCTTGGAGGAAAAAACGATTGAGAGCCAGTCGCGCGTCGAAAACCTCGAAGAGTTTCTCTCGCTGACCCAAGAGTTTGACTTGACCCATGAGATGGGGTCGCTTGTCGATTTTCTCACGGAGAATGCGCTTGAGACGGATCTGGATCGCGCGCGCAGCGATGAGGACGCGGGTGTCACCCTGATGACTCTGCACAGTGCGAAGGGGCTTGAGTTTTCGGTGGTCTTTCTCATCGGAATGGAAGAGGGTATCTTCCCGCACAGTCGTGCGATCGACGATGAAAGCGAGATGGCCGAGGAGCGAAGGCTCTGCTATGTGGGCATTACGCGCGCAAAGCAGGAGTTGACGCTCTCGTGCGCCTACTCGCGGATGTTATTCGGGCAGACGCGCGCGAACATGCCGTCGCGGTTTTTAAAGGAGATTCCGCAGGAACTCGTCGAGTCCATCGGCTATACACGTCGTGCGGTTGCCGCGGCACCTGAGCGAATGCGCCGTGAGCCAAGTCCGGGGATCACGGTTGTGAACCATGTGCCACAAGGGTTTGGCGGTGATGTGGCGGCGAACTGGCAAGTAGGCGATGGTGTTTTGCACCGCAAGTGGGGCGTCGGCACCGTGACGGAGCTTGCAGGATCCGGGGATGATCTTGAGATCACCGTGTCGTTTGAACCGCCGATCGGATCGCGCAAGTTGATGGTGCGGTTTGCGCCGATCAAGCGAGTGGAGGGATAG
- a CDS encoding MFS transporter, translated as MSIESLNPAPSARDETTLDGATRHTSGLLSPVRQSRNFTALWLGQTLSQFGDSVLWVTLPLTVFHTSSSTMKLGIIMGLFMLPQVALLPFTGILADRISRRRAMLATDVIRFLLVIALALLYVARMTDTRILGVFVLVYGAMEAVFNPAYSGARQQVFTAEIRSAAISLTQISIQSARLLGPALGGALVGIATPAAGFLLDALMLFASIVSLLFLRIPPPRKEASSHQGMRGYFHELLGGYHELRKHPWLWITIVAFAFLSIASAGLATILVPWLVKVHLHLSDFTYGLVSSASGVGAIAAAFVYSRRRQWRRRAYLAYGGLAANALALFGLTFAHATWVLVAVMAVASAGSMMFGVVWEGSMQELVAPEAYGRAASLDYFGSWVLLPVGNVLIGWLASRVGGIHTVWAASLFMLIITVITMSVPAVRRFN; from the coding sequence ATGAGCATCGAATCGTTAAACCCCGCACCATCAGCCCGCGACGAGACAACGCTCGACGGCGCAACGCGTCACACCTCGGGGCTGCTAAGCCCTGTCCGCCAATCCCGCAATTTTACTGCGCTGTGGCTCGGCCAAACGCTGTCCCAGTTTGGCGATTCGGTACTCTGGGTCACACTTCCTTTGACTGTGTTTCACACGTCGAGTTCCACGATGAAGCTCGGGATCATCATGGGTCTGTTCATGCTGCCTCAAGTCGCGCTGTTGCCGTTTACCGGCATCCTCGCCGACCGTATCTCGCGTAGGCGGGCCATGCTTGCCACAGATGTCATTCGCTTTTTGCTTGTGATCGCGCTCGCGCTTCTTTATGTGGCGCGGATGACGGATACGCGCATCCTTGGTGTCTTTGTGCTTGTGTACGGAGCCATGGAGGCGGTGTTTAATCCGGCCTACTCGGGCGCGCGCCAACAGGTTTTCACAGCAGAGATCCGCAGTGCAGCCATCTCGCTCACACAGATCAGCATCCAGTCGGCGCGGCTGCTCGGCCCGGCGCTTGGCGGTGCGCTGGTTGGAATAGCAACGCCTGCCGCCGGTTTCTTGCTCGACGCGCTGATGCTGTTTGCGTCGATTGTCAGCTTGCTTTTTCTGCGCATTCCTCCTCCGCGGAAAGAAGCGTCATCACATCAGGGGATGCGCGGATACTTTCACGAACTGCTCGGCGGTTACCATGAACTCCGAAAGCATCCGTGGCTGTGGATCACGATCGTGGCATTCGCTTTTTTAAGCATCGCGAGCGCAGGTCTTGCCACCATTCTCGTTCCGTGGCTTGTCAAGGTTCATCTGCACCTCTCGGATTTTACGTATGGACTCGTGAGCAGCGCATCGGGCGTTGGCGCCATCGCCGCGGCGTTTGTCTATAGCCGGAGACGACAGTGGAGGCGTCGAGCTTATCTTGCGTACGGAGGGCTCGCCGCCAATGCACTGGCGCTTTTTGGGCTGACCTTCGCGCATGCGACATGGGTGCTCGTGGCGGTCATGGCCGTGGCGAGTGCGGGTTCGATGATGTTTGGCGTGGTGTGGGAGGGGAGCATGCAAGAGTTGGTGGCTCCTGAGGCATACGGACGCGCCGCAAGCCTTGATTATTTCGGTTCGTGGGTGCTTCTTCCAGTCGGTAATGTCCTGATTGGGTGGCTCGCCTCGCGTGTGGGCGGGATTCACACGGTCTGGGCCGCATCTCTTTTTATGTTGATCATCACGGTCATCACCATGTCCGTTCCGGCTGTCCGTCGATTCAATTAG
- a CDS encoding 5-(carboxyamino)imidazole ribonucleotide synthase: MKKGEKPFVLGLLGDGQLAQMTALAARSLGMKTHVFASSRENPAAFVADEVTLGDLADEKALVAFAKSVDALTYDTENLPYETICQAAAHAPAYPDPNVLHIAQHRIRERTFLSSLGVPIPNVAYVTSEEQCQHAAHSFTFPGVLKTAAFGYDGKGQRVVREAGALRTAWRDLGEQPCVLEAFVDFEREMSVIVARAQTGEMQTFGVIDNEHRNHILHASVSPSSLPSSVKQEAQRIAQTIAASLDLVGLLAVEMFATTDGRVLVNELAPRPHNSGHVTQRANALSQFHKLCLAASGQALGEIDARPGVMINLLGDLFPKGTKPVYRHVGFLEPPLTVASGATISTYFYGKKEARNGRKMGHLIAVADTVEKAYEAAAHAYQMYVHAATAAGGVRV, from the coding sequence TTGAAAAAGGGTGAGAAGCCGTTTGTTCTAGGTCTGCTTGGAGACGGTCAACTCGCACAGATGACTGCGCTCGCCGCGCGTTCGCTCGGAATGAAAACGCACGTTTTTGCGTCGAGTCGCGAGAATCCGGCCGCGTTCGTGGCAGACGAGGTGACGCTTGGCGATCTCGCAGATGAGAAGGCGCTCGTGGCGTTTGCAAAAAGTGTGGACGCGCTCACCTACGACACAGAGAATCTGCCTTATGAGACGATTTGCCAAGCGGCCGCGCACGCCCCTGCCTATCCCGATCCGAACGTGCTTCACATCGCGCAGCATCGCATCCGTGAGCGCACGTTTCTCTCCTCACTCGGCGTTCCGATCCCGAATGTCGCGTATGTCACATCGGAAGAACAATGCCAGCACGCCGCGCATTCATTCACATTTCCGGGTGTGCTCAAAACGGCTGCGTTTGGCTATGACGGCAAAGGGCAGCGCGTCGTACGCGAGGCGGGTGCGTTGCGCACCGCGTGGCGCGACCTTGGCGAACAGCCATGCGTGCTCGAAGCGTTCGTCGATTTTGAGCGTGAGATGTCCGTTATTGTCGCCCGCGCGCAAACAGGTGAGATGCAGACCTTCGGCGTGATCGACAATGAGCACCGCAATCATATTCTGCACGCCTCTGTCTCGCCTTCGTCGCTTCCTTCTTCTGTAAAGCAGGAGGCGCAGCGTATCGCGCAAACGATCGCCGCATCCCTTGACCTTGTGGGCCTGCTCGCCGTCGAGATGTTCGCCACAACGGACGGTCGTGTTCTTGTGAATGAACTCGCGCCGCGTCCGCACAACTCGGGGCATGTCACTCAGCGGGCCAATGCGCTCAGCCAGTTTCACAAACTGTGTCTCGCCGCGAGTGGACAGGCACTCGGGGAGATCGACGCGCGCCCCGGGGTGATGATCAATCTGCTTGGCGATCTCTTTCCAAAAGGAACAAAACCCGTGTACCGCCATGTCGGCTTTCTTGAACCGCCGCTCACAGTGGCGTCGGGTGCGACAATCAGCACCTATTTTTACGGCAAGAAAGAGGCGCGCAATGGACGCAAGATGGGCCATCTCATCGCGGTGGCCGACACGGTCGAGAAAGCGTACGAGGCGGCTGCGCACGCGTATCAAATGTACGTTCACGCGGCGACTGCGGCAGGCGGTGTCCGCGTGTGA
- the purE gene encoding 5-(carboxyamino)imidazole ribonucleotide mutase, with product MRESLQNRPPSVGVIMGSASDFETMDHAIQILKSFGVAYETEIVSAHRTPDKLFSYAKTARERGLRVIIAGAGGAAHLPGMTAAMTTLPVIGVPVQSKALQGLDSLLSIVQMPGGVPVATVAIGAAGAKNAGLLAVSILALQEDELATKLEAYRETQRDTVLATSLPEGGVES from the coding sequence ATGCGTGAATCGCTGCAGAACAGGCCTCCTAGCGTCGGCGTCATTATGGGGAGCGCGTCTGATTTTGAGACGATGGATCATGCCATTCAGATTCTGAAGTCGTTTGGCGTCGCGTATGAAACGGAGATCGTATCAGCGCATCGCACGCCCGACAAGCTCTTTTCCTATGCAAAGACGGCGCGTGAGCGCGGATTGCGCGTCATTATCGCGGGCGCGGGTGGCGCGGCGCACCTTCCTGGAATGACTGCCGCCATGACGACGCTTCCGGTTATCGGGGTGCCTGTGCAGTCAAAGGCGCTCCAGGGACTCGACAGCCTCCTCTCCATCGTGCAGATGCCAGGCGGCGTCCCTGTGGCGACGGTGGCGATCGGGGCAGCGGGCGCGAAGAATGCGGGTCTGCTTGCCGTGTCGATCCTTGCGCTACAAGAGGATGAACTCGCGACAAAACTTGAGGCGTACCGCGAAACTCAGCGAGATACGGTGCTTGCGACGTCACTTCCAGAGGGAGGGGTGGAGTCTTGA